A genomic region of Chelmon rostratus isolate fCheRos1 chromosome 8, fCheRos1.pri, whole genome shotgun sequence contains the following coding sequences:
- the rhbg gene encoding ammonium transporter Rh type B, with protein sequence MTDAATNMRLKLPVVCFILEIILIILFGTLVQYNYETDAKEWHNKTHHDYENDFYYRYPSFQDVHVMIFIGFGFLMTFLQRYGFSSVGFNFLIAAFSLQWATLMQGFFHGMHGGKIHIGVESMINADFCTGSVLISFGAVLGKTSPVQLLIMAMFEVTLFAVNEFILLSVLGARDAGGSMTIHTFGAYFGLMVTRILYRPTLDKSKQRNCSVYHSDLFAMIGTIYLWMFWPSFNSAITAHGDDQHRTAMNTYYSLAACTLSTYAMSALTAHDGKLDMVHIQNAALAGGVAAGTAGEMMLTPFGSMIVGFLAGIISVLGFKYLSPVLEEKLKIQDTCGVHNLHGMPGILGAIVGAVTASLATKEVYGDGMEDVFPKVADGTIEASYQGGIQAISLAVTLGVALLGGLVVGFILKLPVFGAPPDTICFEDSIYWEVPGDEAGHEGQLTTVRTEESEKLNS encoded by the exons ATGACGGACGCGGCAACCAACATGCGGCTGAAGCTGCCGGTCGTCTGCTTCATCCTGGagatcatcctcatcatcctcttcgGCACGCTGGTGCAGTACAACTATGAGACGGATGCAAAGGAGTGGCATAACAAAACGCACCATGACTACGAGAACGACTTCTACTACCGCTACCCAA GTTTCCAGGACGTGCACGTGATGATCTTCATCGGCTTCGGCTTCCTCATGACCTTCCTGCAGCGCTACGGCTTCAGCAGCGTGGGCTTCAACTTCCTGATCGCAGCCTTCTCCCTGCAGTGGGCCACGCTCATGCAGGGCTTCTTCCACGGTATGCACGGAGGCAAGATCCACATCGGGGTGGAGAG TATGATCAACGCTGACTTCTGCACCGGATCTGTGCTCATCTCATTTGGAGCCGTCTTGGGTAAAACCAGCCCCGTCCAGCTGCTCATCATGGCGATGTTCGAGGTCACGCTGTTTGCTGTCAATGAGTTCATCCTGCTCAGTGTTCTGGGG GCCAGGGACGCCGGAGGCTCCATGACCATCCACACCTTTGGAGCCTACTTTGGCCTCATGGTGACCAGAATCCTGTACCGGCCCACCCTGGACAAGAGCAAACAGAGGAACTGCTCGGTGTACCACTCTGACCTGTTCGCTATGATCG GTACCATCTACCTGTGGATGTTCTGGCCCAGCTTCAACTCGGCCATCACGGCTCACGGAGACGACCAGCACCGCACAGCCATGAACACCTACTACTCCCTGGCAGCCTGCACGCTGTCCACCTACGCCATGTCCGCCCTCACGGCACACGACGGCAAGCTGGACATG GTCCACATCCAAAATGCCGCTCTGGCCGGTGGAGTCGCAGCGGGAACAGCTGGTGAAATGATGCTGACGCCTTTCGGCTCCATGATTGTTGGTTTCTTGGCCGGCATCATCTCTGTTCTGGGCTTCAAGTACCTCTCA cCCGTCCTGGAGGAAAAACTGAAGATCCAAGACACCTGCGGCGTTCACAACCTGCACGGCATGCCCGGCATCCTGGGGGCCATCGTGGGAGCGGTGACTGCTTCTTTGGCAACCAAAGAAGTTTATGGAGACGG gatggAAGACGTGTTCCCTAAAGTGGCCGACGGCACCATCGAGGCGTCTTACCAGGGCGGAATTCAGGCCATTTCCCTCGCCGTGACCCTCGGGGTCGCCCTGCTGGGAGGGCTTGTTGTCG GTTTCATTCTGAAGCTGCCGGTCTTCGGCGCTCCTCCTGACACCATCTGCTTTGAGGACAGCATCTACTGGGAG gTGCCCGGAGACGAGGCGGGTCACGAGGGCCAGCTGACCACCGTGAGGACGGAGGAGTCTGAGAAGCTCAAcagttag